From the genome of Clostridia bacterium, one region includes:
- a CDS encoding 8-oxo-dGTP diphosphatase: protein MIETTLCYIEKDNQYLMLHRIKKEKDINRDKWIGIGGKFEQNETAEQCLLRESKEETGLTLTRYRYRGVVHFCPDTPIYEVMHLYTADGFEGQIRTDCDEGTLEWIDKDKLLSLTLWEGDKIFLELIQNPGSPFFTLSLSYEGDKLTKAVLDGKEITAI from the coding sequence ATGATTGAAACGACCCTTTGCTATATTGAAAAAGACAATCAATATCTGATGTTGCATCGAATCAAAAAAGAAAAAGACATCAACCGCGACAAGTGGATCGGCATTGGCGGAAAGTTTGAGCAAAACGAAACGGCAGAGCAATGTCTGCTTCGGGAGTCGAAAGAAGAAACGGGCCTTACCCTTACACGCTACCGCTATCGCGGTGTTGTGCATTTTTGCCCCGACACGCCCATTTACGAGGTGATGCATCTGTATACTGCAGACGGTTTTGAGGGACAAATCCGCACCGACTGCGATGAGGGCACATTGGAATGGATTGACAAAGATAAACTTTTATCCCTTACCCTATGGGAGGGAGACAAAATTTTCTTAGAACTGATTCAAAATCCCGGCTCGCCCTTTTTTACGCTTTCCTTAAGCTATGAGGGTGACAAGCTGACAAAGGCGGTTTTAGACGGAAAGGAGATAACGGCAATTTGA
- a CDS encoding histidinol-phosphatase HisJ family protein has translation MTADMHTHSSHSQDSTCPMEEMCLAQIKKGTNVMAVTDHFNTRFPTTDDFLTIRQSFEEAENMQKKFGNQITVLKGIEIGEAFWDEEKAKKALSMLPYDVVIGSVHMIRGEGAYSPKDFGKLSDKELQDWLKVYFSDMLVMLEKTDFDILAHLTCPIRYITGKFGRQMDLKLYQEAITEILKQTIKKEKALEINTSAFFMIHDFMPDKEIIKQYYDMGGRLITLGSDAHVSENASTHFDEAKAFLKKIGFTQAYYYQNRTPIGYAL, from the coding sequence ATGACAGCAGATATGCATACCCATTCCAGTCACTCCCAGGATTCAACTTGCCCCATGGAGGAAATGTGCCTTGCACAAATTAAAAAGGGAACAAATGTTATGGCGGTGACCGACCATTTTAATACCCGATTCCCCACAACAGATGATTTTCTGACCATTCGCCAAAGCTTTGAAGAAGCAGAAAATATGCAGAAAAAATTCGGTAACCAAATCACGGTTTTAAAGGGGATTGAAATCGGCGAAGCCTTTTGGGATGAAGAAAAGGCAAAAAAAGCACTGTCTATGTTGCCTTATGACGTGGTCATCGGCTCGGTGCACATGATTCGGGGCGAGGGTGCTTATTCTCCAAAGGATTTCGGCAAGCTTTCGGATAAAGAGCTTCAGGATTGGCTAAAAGTCTATTTTTCGGATATGCTTGTTATGCTGGAAAAAACGGATTTTGATATCCTTGCCCATTTAACCTGCCCCATTCGTTACATCACGGGCAAATTTGGCAGGCAGATGGATTTGAAGTTATACCAAGAGGCAATCACCGAAATATTAAAGCAAACCATAAAAAAGGAAAAGGCGTTGGAAATCAACACCTCTGCCTTCTTCATGATTCATGATTTTATGCCCGACAAAGAGATTATAAAGCAGTATTACGATATGGGCGGACGGCTGATTACCTTAGGCTCGGATGCACACGTTTCTGAAAACGCTTCCACCCACTTTGACGAGGCCAAAGCTTTTTTAAAGAAAATTGGTTTTACGCAGGCGTATTACTACCAAAACCGCACCCCTATAGGGTATGCGCTTTAA
- a CDS encoding DUF3048 domain-containing protein, which yields MKKLLIICMLTALLFTSACGKNETETTAKEEQPAKTEQEAEQSSPFYEKMLANTRPFAVMIDNDDHNSRPQIGLESAYMVYEMVVEGKATRFMALFKDINEMEKIGPIRSSRHYFLDYALENDAVYVHAGWSDRAAAEITSRGVNNINGLYENSTFYRDNTYDNTWHNLYLNPQKCSTLADNKGYRRTTDVKGLSYNKTDKTPEGEKAESLFIPYVDFYEVEYKYNAETKLYDRYINGKPHESQTGNGLTTKNILVYSVEDVPLNDGIYAPRRDLKNLGNGKGYYLSEGVAQPITWEKETHDGKTVYKTQDGADLTVNPGNTFVQLVPTYAEYTLN from the coding sequence ATGAAAAAGTTACTGATTATCTGTATGCTTACAGCATTGCTTTTCACAAGCGCATGCGGTAAAAACGAAACCGAAACAACAGCAAAGGAAGAACAGCCTGCAAAAACCGAGCAGGAAGCAGAGCAATCAAGCCCTTTTTATGAAAAAATGCTGGCAAACACCCGCCCCTTTGCGGTTATGATTGATAACGACGACCACAACTCACGTCCGCAAATTGGTTTAGAGTCTGCCTACATGGTTTATGAAATGGTGGTAGAGGGCAAAGCCACCCGTTTCATGGCACTTTTCAAAGATATAAATGAAATGGAAAAAATCGGACCTATCCGTTCTTCCCGTCATTACTTTTTAGACTATGCCTTGGAAAATGATGCCGTTTATGTGCATGCAGGCTGGTCCGACCGTGCCGCGGCAGAAATTACCTCCAGAGGCGTGAACAATATCAACGGCTTGTATGAGAATTCTACTTTCTATCGGGACAACACCTACGACAATACCTGGCACAACCTCTACTTAAATCCGCAAAAATGCAGTACCCTGGCAGACAACAAGGGCTACAGACGTACAACCGATGTAAAAGGTCTTTCCTACAACAAAACCGACAAAACACCCGAGGGCGAAAAGGCAGAAAGCCTCTTTATCCCTTATGTGGATTTTTATGAAGTGGAATACAAATACAATGCCGAAACCAAGCTTTACGACCGCTATATCAACGGCAAGCCTCACGAATCCCAGACAGGCAACGGCTTGACAACCAAAAACATTCTCGTGTATTCGGTAGAAGATGTGCCCTTAAACGACGGTATTTACGCACCCCGCCGTGACCTTAAAAACCTCGGAAACGGCAAAGGCTACTACCTCTCTGAGGGTGTGGCACAGCCCATCACCTGGGAAAAAGAAACCCATGACGGCAAAACAGTGTATAAAACACAAGACGGGGCTGACCTTACCGTAAACCCCGGCAACACATTTGTTCAGCTTGTACCTACCTATGCAGAATATACTCTGAATTAA
- a CDS encoding helix-turn-helix transcriptional regulator has translation MRLKELREDSDLKQEILADHLHIKQNTYSQYENEQRQLPIDVLIKLAAFYNVSTDYILGLTAVKKPYPKG, from the coding sequence ATGAGATTAAAGGAACTGCGCGAGGATTCTGATTTAAAGCAAGAAATCCTTGCAGACCATCTGCACATCAAACAAAATACCTATTCCCAGTACGAGAATGAACAGCGGCAATTGCCCATCGACGTTTTAATCAAGCTTGCCGCCTTTTACAATGTTTCTACTGATTATATTTTAGGTTTGACCGCAGTCAAAAAACCATACCCAAAAGGTTAA
- a CDS encoding ABC transporter ATP-binding protein — MAARNLETLKQRYSRSSAKTPNPGMRGPGRGPGGPRGGMATGKPKDTKNIIKRMFGYLAPYRAHLIFAILCVFLTTASSLASSFMLGPIIDNFIAMVNGKPFSPRALAGILAVLAVFYLAGIVFTYLQSRLMAHISQNTIASIRKDLFTKVEKLPLRFHDNENTGDIMSRFTNDIDNIGVMLDHSLVSVISGSVTLVGTLALMLYTNVWLSLIVIAFLPLYVKSSGFIAKRSRKYYSAQQAALGAVNGYIEETVTGQKVVKVFCHEEEAKAEFELLNRDLRDKQVYAQFFGGIMGPIMGNLSQITYALSAGLGGILCVLGKFTVGKLTVFLNFSRHFARPINEISMQTASLFSALAGAERVFHVMDAEPESADLLTAIDQKEILGKVELKNVSFGYTLDKQVLKDISLVAQPGQKIAFVGSTGAGKTTITNLLNRFYDIDDGDILIDGTSIYRLKRDFLRRNIAMVLQDTHLFSGTVMENIRYGRPDATDEEVIQAAKTASAHSFILRLSDGYNTRLEGDGANLSQGQRQLLNIARAAISHAPILVLDEATSSVDTRTERHIEHGMDRLMKNRTTFVIAHRLSTVRNADAIMVLEQGEIIERGTHEELLEQKGKYYQLYTGAIELD, encoded by the coding sequence ATGGCAGCAAGAAATCTTGAAACCTTAAAACAACGCTACAGTCGCTCTTCCGCAAAAACGCCAAATCCCGGGATGCGCGGTCCGGGCAGAGGACCCGGCGGTCCGAGGGGCGGTATGGCAACCGGAAAGCCAAAAGACACCAAAAACATTATAAAACGGATGTTTGGCTATTTAGCTCCCTATCGGGCACATCTGATTTTTGCCATATTATGCGTATTTTTAACCACGGCATCCTCCCTTGCCTCTTCCTTTATGTTAGGTCCGATTATTGATAATTTCATTGCGATGGTGAACGGCAAGCCGTTCAGTCCCAGGGCTTTAGCAGGAATTCTGGCGGTGCTTGCTGTTTTTTATCTCGCAGGCATTGTGTTTACCTATCTGCAAAGCAGACTTATGGCACACATCTCGCAAAACACCATTGCAAGCATCAGAAAGGATTTGTTTACAAAGGTTGAAAAGCTCCCCTTACGTTTTCATGACAACGAAAACACCGGGGATATTATGAGTCGGTTTACCAACGACATAGACAACATTGGTGTGATGCTGGATCACAGCTTAGTGAGCGTGATTTCGGGGTCTGTGACCTTAGTGGGTACGCTGGCACTGATGCTGTATACCAATGTGTGGCTCAGCCTGATTGTGATTGCATTTTTGCCCCTTTATGTAAAGTCGAGCGGATTTATTGCCAAGCGCAGCCGCAAATACTACAGCGCACAGCAGGCGGCGCTGGGGGCGGTAAACGGCTACATTGAAGAAACGGTTACGGGACAGAAGGTTGTTAAAGTGTTCTGCCACGAGGAAGAAGCAAAGGCAGAGTTTGAGCTTTTGAACCGGGATTTGCGCGACAAGCAGGTGTATGCCCAGTTCTTTGGGGGCATTATGGGTCCCATTATGGGAAATTTAAGCCAGATTACCTATGCTTTATCGGCAGGGCTTGGCGGTATTTTGTGTGTACTCGGGAAATTTACGGTGGGTAAGCTGACGGTGTTTTTGAACTTTTCCCGACATTTTGCGCGTCCCATTAACGAAATTTCCATGCAGACCGCTTCCCTCTTTTCGGCATTGGCAGGGGCAGAGCGTGTGTTCCATGTGATGGATGCAGAGCCTGAATCTGCGGATTTATTGACCGCCATCGACCAAAAAGAAATTCTGGGCAAGGTAGAGCTTAAAAATGTTTCGTTTGGTTACACATTGGATAAGCAGGTATTAAAGGATATCTCCCTTGTGGCACAGCCCGGTCAGAAGATTGCGTTCGTTGGCTCGACCGGCGCAGGCAAGACCACCATAACAAACCTCTTAAACCGTTTTTATGATATTGACGACGGAGACATTTTAATTGACGGCACGTCTATATACCGTTTAAAACGGGATTTTCTGCGGCGTAACATTGCGATGGTTTTACAGGACACCCATCTGTTCAGCGGTACGGTGATGGAAAACATCCGTTACGGCAGACCGGATGCCACCGACGAAGAAGTGATTCAGGCGGCAAAAACCGCCAGCGCACACAGCTTTATTCTGCGTTTGTCTGACGGCTATAATACGCGCTTGGAGGGCGACGGTGCAAACCTTTCCCAGGGACAGCGACAGCTTTTAAACATTGCTCGAGCTGCCATCAGCCATGCACCAATCTTAGTACTGGATGAGGCAACAAGCTCGGTTGATACCCGTACCGAACGGCATATTGAACACGGCATGGATCGCTTGATGAAAAACCGTACCACTTTTGTAATTGCGCATCGGTTATCAACCGTCCGCAACGCAGATGCCATTATGGTATTAGAGCAGGGCGAAATCATCGAACGGGGCACCCATGAGGAATTGCTTGAACAAAAAGGAAAATATTATCAGCTGTATACCGGCGCCATTGAGTTGGATTAA
- a CDS encoding ABC transporter ATP-binding protein, with protein sequence MIVEVIGEILMPLGMAHIINQGVEQQNIAYIIVAALLMILCAVLMMTGGVGGAYFGAKASVNFAADLRKDVFSKIQTFSFANIDRFSTGSLVTRMTNDITQLQNFVNMLLRMFLRSPGMLIGALIMAIKLRPDLALVLAITIPSMLLIQFFIIRRGFPLFQAMQTKLDTLNTTIQENLTNIRVVKSFVREDFEQDKFESANEDLKQSGLKAIRNMITMMPLMMLFMNFSSIAVLWFGGNMVAFDGMPVGDLSAFITYITQILMSLMMVSMMFMTSSRALASAKRIKEVMEEKVDLNDDHATKKDKKVTDGSVEFRNVDFRYYKNSEGKVLENINLVIEPGQTVGIIGSTGAGKTTLVSMIPRLYDADAGEVLVDGVNVKEYSLENLRNGVGMVLQKNVLFSGSIRENLLWGAENATEEEITAVSEQAQAHEFISHFKDGYDSVLEQGGSNVSGGQKQRLCIARALLKKPKILILDDSTSAVDTATETKIREAFTGALKDSTKIIIAQRISSVMEADKIVVMDDGAISGIGTHEELLQSNEAYNEIYASQMEGGTK encoded by the coding sequence ATGATTGTAGAGGTTATCGGGGAAATTTTAATGCCCCTTGGCATGGCACACATCATCAATCAGGGTGTGGAACAACAAAACATCGCTTACATCATTGTGGCGGCTCTTTTAATGATTCTTTGTGCGGTTCTGATGATGACCGGCGGTGTAGGCGGTGCGTATTTCGGGGCAAAGGCATCGGTGAATTTTGCGGCAGATTTAAGAAAGGATGTATTTTCAAAAATCCAGACCTTTTCCTTTGCAAACATTGACCGCTTTTCCACCGGCTCTTTGGTTACCCGCATGACCAACGACATTACCCAGCTTCAGAATTTTGTGAATATGCTTCTTCGTATGTTTCTGCGCTCGCCCGGCATGCTGATTGGTGCACTGATTATGGCAATCAAGCTTCGGCCGGATCTGGCTTTGGTGCTTGCCATCACCATTCCGAGCATGCTTTTGATTCAGTTTTTTATTATACGGCGCGGATTTCCGCTGTTTCAGGCCATGCAGACAAAGCTGGATACCTTAAACACCACCATCCAGGAAAACTTAACCAACATCCGTGTGGTCAAATCCTTTGTGCGTGAGGATTTTGAGCAGGACAAATTTGAAAGTGCCAACGAGGATTTAAAGCAGTCGGGGTTAAAGGCAATCCGCAACATGATTACCATGATGCCCCTGATGATGCTGTTTATGAATTTTTCATCCATTGCGGTTTTGTGGTTCGGGGGCAACATGGTTGCTTTCGACGGCATGCCCGTAGGCGATTTATCGGCATTTATCACTTACATTACACAAATTTTAATGTCGTTGATGATGGTTTCCATGATGTTTATGACCTCTTCCCGTGCGTTGGCATCCGCAAAGCGCATTAAGGAGGTTATGGAAGAAAAGGTAGACTTAAATGACGATCATGCCACGAAAAAGGACAAAAAAGTAACAGACGGAAGCGTGGAATTTAGAAATGTGGATTTCCGCTACTACAAAAATTCCGAGGGCAAGGTTCTGGAAAACATCAATCTTGTTATTGAACCGGGACAGACGGTGGGCATTATTGGTTCGACCGGTGCAGGAAAGACCACTTTAGTTTCCATGATTCCCCGTCTTTACGATGCTGATGCAGGCGAGGTTCTGGTGGACGGTGTGAATGTTAAAGAGTACAGCTTAGAAAATTTACGAAACGGTGTGGGCATGGTGTTGCAGAAAAATGTGCTGTTTTCCGGCTCTATTCGCGAAAACCTTTTATGGGGTGCAGAAAATGCCACTGAAGAAGAAATTACAGCCGTTTCGGAGCAGGCGCAGGCACACGAATTTATAAGCCATTTTAAAGACGGGTACGATTCGGTTTTAGAACAGGGTGGCTCAAACGTTTCGGGCGGACAGAAGCAACGTCTTTGTATTGCCCGCGCACTCTTGAAAAAACCAAAAATTTTGATCTTAGACGATTCCACCTCGGCAGTGGATACTGCCACCGAAACCAAAATCCGCGAAGCCTTTACGGGTGCGCTGAAGGATTCTACCAAAATCATCATTGCCCAGCGCATCTCCTCGGTTATGGAAGCAGACAAAATCGTGGTCATGGATGACGGTGCCATTTCGGGTATAGGTACCCATGAGGAATTGCTCCAATCCAACGAGGCATATAACGAAATTTATGCATCTCAGATGGAAGGGGGTACAAAATAA
- a CDS encoding beta-lactamase family protein translates to MNFEPLKQLMDDWTTFYNPGNAVEIYLHGERVFKYASGLKDVENNLRMSGNEHFFIYSCSKVATAVAGMQLIEQGKILPTDLLSDYMPEFKSMMLKTPEGDLVPAKNPILVGHLFDMTSGFSYDSASLKEAVKQKGLSMDTRTVIRTLAEQPLSFEPGTNFQYSLSHDALACLVEVVSGMKFKDYMRQNIFEPLEMFDTAYHPTDAMLKNLAPIYRFQVENGPEDLVEAQKTGGMQEGKHILQPSVNNYEFSPVYDSGGAGIITTVSDYAKFAGALGNYGTAKNGARILSEAGIDLLRTTRVKHDTLPGWNWKQYKGYDYGFGVRVMADKSHGSLSNIGEFGWCGAAGSAVICDPKAGLGVFFAQHTLNPREDFYFPRLRNMIYACL, encoded by the coding sequence ATGAATTTTGAACCCTTAAAACAGTTAATGGATGACTGGACAACCTTTTATAACCCGGGAAACGCTGTGGAGATTTATCTCCACGGCGAGCGGGTGTTTAAATATGCTTCGGGGCTTAAGGATGTGGAAAACAATTTAAGAATGTCAGGCAACGAGCATTTCTTTATTTATTCCTGCTCTAAGGTGGCAACCGCCGTTGCGGGCATGCAACTGATTGAGCAGGGAAAAATATTGCCCACTGACCTCCTTTCCGACTATATGCCCGAATTCAAAAGCATGATGCTTAAAACCCCTGAGGGGGATTTGGTGCCTGCCAAAAATCCGATTCTGGTGGGACATCTTTTTGACATGACATCGGGCTTCAGCTACGATTCAGCTAGCTTGAAAGAGGCGGTAAAACAAAAAGGGTTGTCCATGGATACCCGTACTGTTATCCGCACTCTGGCTGAACAGCCCTTATCCTTTGAGCCGGGCACCAATTTCCAGTACAGCTTGAGCCATGATGCTTTAGCGTGTCTGGTAGAGGTGGTTTCGGGCATGAAATTTAAAGATTATATGCGACAAAACATTTTTGAACCGCTCGAAATGTTTGATACCGCATACCATCCGACCGATGCGATGCTGAAAAATTTAGCACCCATTTACCGTTTTCAGGTGGAAAACGGACCTGAGGATTTGGTAGAGGCACAAAAAACAGGCGGTATGCAAGAGGGAAAACATATTCTGCAACCGTCGGTGAACAATTACGAATTTTCGCCTGTGTATGACAGCGGCGGTGCAGGCATTATCACAACCGTTTCGGATTATGCAAAATTTGCAGGGGCGCTTGGGAACTATGGTACAGCGAAAAACGGCGCTCGCATTTTATCGGAAGCAGGCATTGATTTGCTTCGCACCACAAGAGTAAAACACGACACGCTCCCGGGCTGGAACTGGAAGCAGTATAAGGGCTATGACTACGGCTTTGGTGTACGCGTGATGGCGGACAAGTCCCATGGAAGTTTAAGCAATATCGGTGAATTCGGTTGGTGCGGTGCGGCAGGCTCTGCGGTGATTTGCGACCCGAAAGCAGGGCTTGGCGTGTTCTTTGCCCAGCACACCTTAAATCCCAGAGAGGATTTTTATTTCCCGAGACTGCGGAACATGATTTATGCGTGTCTCTGA
- a CDS encoding alpha-L-fucosidase has translation MRPIKKEQLDFLNWEMGLFIHFGIRTFYEGHKDWDGKEMPASGFNPKNLDCEQWVTTAKKAGMQYAILVCKHHDGFANWPSEYTEYSVKNSPWKDGKGDVVREFVDACRKHDLKVGLYYSPAQAGYEGSDNKDYDDYFINQISELLQNYGKIDYLWFDGCGSEGHEYDTVRIVNAIRTMQPNILIFNMWDPDTRWVGNEAGYVPLPNCNIVSELEFSVRTDKADSIETLFLPGECDCMMRNIWFYSDCNEDQIKSLDQLMGMYYCSVGYGANLLLNIAPDRDGLLPKADVNRLMEFADKIKKDFSSPLKATCTREENTYTLVFDEPTLVNHVVLMEDLSEGDKIEAFSVFATSSPWSRKPIQMYQGNTVGHKRICKFPSIMAKQVEIVIEKERLPHKLNDLKAFYVEG, from the coding sequence ATGCGACCGATAAAGAAAGAACAACTGGACTTTTTAAACTGGGAAATGGGACTTTTTATCCATTTCGGCATCCGCACCTTTTATGAAGGACATAAGGACTGGGATGGCAAGGAAATGCCTGCAAGCGGATTCAACCCTAAAAATTTAGACTGCGAGCAATGGGTTACCACTGCCAAAAAGGCAGGCATGCAGTATGCCATTTTGGTGTGCAAGCATCATGACGGGTTTGCCAACTGGCCGTCGGAATATACCGAATATTCAGTTAAAAATTCCCCCTGGAAAGACGGCAAAGGTGACGTAGTTCGTGAATTTGTGGACGCTTGCCGTAAGCATGACTTAAAGGTGGGACTTTACTACTCCCCTGCCCAGGCAGGCTATGAAGGCTCGGACAATAAAGATTATGACGATTATTTTATCAATCAGATTTCGGAGCTTTTGCAAAACTACGGCAAAATTGACTATTTGTGGTTTGACGGCTGTGGCTCGGAGGGGCATGAATATGATACGGTGCGTATTGTAAACGCCATCCGCACCATGCAACCGAACATCTTAATTTTTAACATGTGGGACCCCGACACCCGTTGGGTAGGCAATGAAGCGGGCTATGTACCGCTTCCCAATTGCAACATTGTAAGCGAGTTGGAGTTTTCGGTACGCACCGACAAAGCGGATTCCATTGAAACCCTTTTTCTGCCCGGTGAATGCGACTGCATGATGCGGAATATCTGGTTTTACAGCGACTGCAACGAAGATCAAATCAAAAGCTTAGACCAGCTGATGGGTATGTACTACTGCTCGGTAGGGTACGGCGCGAACCTGCTGTTAAACATTGCACCCGACCGGGACGGCTTACTGCCAAAGGCGGATGTAAATCGCCTGATGGAGTTTGCAGATAAAATCAAAAAAGATTTTTCTTCGCCCTTAAAAGCGACCTGTACAAGGGAAGAAAATACATACACCCTGGTCTTTGACGAGCCAACTTTAGTCAATCATGTGGTACTGATGGAGGATTTGTCCGAAGGGGACAAAATTGAAGCCTTTTCTGTGTTTGCGACCTCTTCGCCCTGGAGCAGAAAGCCCATACAGATGTATCAGGGCAACACGGTTGGACACAAGAGAATCTGTAAGTTTCCGTCCATTATGGCAAAGCAGGTAGAAATTGTGATTGAAAAAGAACGCTTGCCCCATAAATTAAATGATTTGAAAGCTTTTTATGTGGAGGGCTGA